CCCATGTACTACTAACACTACAACACTCTACTCCCCTCCTGACTGTATCTAGctcgttctttctctctttctttccgtgGGTCTGTCTTGAATCGTATTTCACTTGACAACGGCGACCTTCAGCTCCAAGTTGCCTTGAAAGAAATGCTGGGATGAGACAAGTTTGGCTGAAAACGATAGAATCAAGAAGCTAGAGAATTCAGCTGAATCTGACAAACGTCCAAGGTTTCGACAGCTAGACACAGGGTAGAGTGGAAACTCATCAGCCAGTATGATTTGTGGCCAAAATAGGACTCATCTTTTNNNNNNNNNNNNNNNNNNNNNNNNNNNNNNNNNNNNGATCcccaataacaaaaaagacGTTCCCACTAACCCTGTTCTGGTGGGACATCTGGCAGGTAGGTAGCGGTTTTCTTCTTGCTCCCACGTTCTGTGTAGAACTCAATCCGAATGCCATGTACGCCGATTTCCCAATCCAGGAAGTTATCGCCGTCCTCAAAGTGACAGAGAATGGACACGGAGACGTGTAGTCGAGGTAGTTCGTCACGGGTCACCGGATTGAAACGAGAGTCCTTCAAGGCGCTAAAGCAAACCACCAAAACCAAGTTAACCCCACAGGCACAACCATTGGTTTAGCCCCAGCCTACCTGGTGACCGCATATTCTCTGAGTCCTTCATGGAGCTCCATTTCATTGAAAGTGCCAATGCATCCTCGGAGTTTCTTGTCCTTACCAATCTTCCAGGTGACAAAC
The sequence above is a segment of the Tigriopus californicus strain San Diego unplaced genomic scaffold, Tcal_SD_v2.1 Contig485, whole genome shotgun sequence genome. Coding sequences within it:
- the LOC131892567 gene encoding nuclear protein AMMECR1-like, which gives rise to MSRLGGGSSGFGGGRFRRFSGRHGGHEEESEPSSSSSGSSLAGATSLMGPRMGGGLGPNGYSVVRPDMAYYCFDVLYSHLYHMDPPRTPYFPNDFYPLFVTWKIGKDKKLRGCIGTFNEMELHEGLREYAVTSALKDSRFNPVTRDELPRLHVSVSILCHFEDGDNFLDWEIGVHGIRIEFYTERGSKKKTATYLPDVPPEQG